In the Carassius auratus strain Wakin unplaced genomic scaffold, ASM336829v1 scaf_tig00003761, whole genome shotgun sequence genome, atcattctgaatgaattaaatgcacgcatacagagcgcgtgatctctgtgacgcccagatgcacaaatcagaccctcccacctctgtaataaacacggagatgttagtcccgtccaaATTGGTACATTAAAATCTCAGACATCCGGTgttaagaatcgaaactcaaacgtagtttagaaaactagtcccgtccgaatagtgctttacagtgctactacattatcagcatgaTATCAGATTTTGAAAGCTTGAAGAAATTAGttgttctgtttaaataaaataactgacaaaaaaatgtactgttattttcctcacaaacaaaatttgcacagcagaaagcagcaattaaagatttgATGCTTACACTGtcattagtttggcatgtgacaGGGAAAAAAAAGCTTACACACAATAGACTAACTCACTTTGAAACTCCcctgctgttttttatttatttatatcttaaatactaaatactaaaggCGAGCGGTATTTCTGGTATCAGTGCGTGTGCAGCTGATGCTCTGAGCacggaggggaagttgttgcttctcacagactctgctgcgagtgagagagatgtttcacccAACGAAATGAAGACGACTGCGGCAGCATAAGCACAGTacatccgccaaaaatcaacctgcagcaatgcaCATTGTTCGAATTGCCAAGCcttacttttgtaggtcgcatggcagtaaataatatgataatatgactacgcagtcaatacagatatttaataaaaacattaaaaacaagcagggctgtaacatAACCCAGTAAAAAATGCATGccaggtctacaccggacacCAGTGGCGTGAtacaacaaaagacaacagaacacagtgatggatacactggacacgatccccatcagtgaactgatgctcgttctgtttatgatgaaatgttctgacactgcgttcagatgatttgacactatggtgtgatgtcatcaagtttagacacacttttagcGCAGTGGGGCACAGATGACAACTCTcgcgtccagtgtagacacaCAGAAAGTTTCTGCTCTATTTACAGATAAGTTctataagaacaaaaaaaaacagtgccataatgagatggaaatatagactagaaaatatatttacacttgctCTGTCCTCCATCCATGACACTGACAGCGGAGCTAgaagttttaatctgaacagctcttaaagctgagtggatggttagatgcatgatgggctagtattacataaataaataaataataataagacctTTCCAGCATGAAGataataacattacagtttttttaatcatcttgtctcagttatacatttataactatattaaaagttgttttgaaaaatgtctttgtcatttgaatattgattttaaaataaatttaaatcataaattagCACTAAAAGCAtgtaaagaaggctccctttaaaatcacttatgttCTCTGTTAATGAGGctcttttttacatcgtgtgcattttgttgtttgtaatgagagaacttgagtttaatcgtgaggatggtttattaatccgtccattctttagagtttcaaagatttagctaaatcgtgcaggtttaatttattcgtttcttgttttaggctaattaggcataaataatATGAACGAAATGATACACTGCTTcacgtttaaacatgcaacaatttcttaatcagtttacagacagatgtctttttcccaagaagttatctgtcaaaataaaggacagataacgaataacaaaaaaaatgcattttgtttcattaaaggaatttttaaatataaatttaaatatgggcataatatatgaaaatattgacattgcatattaatccatgtaccCTACCCCCTTAAagtaggctaccacttttaatcctccgatgcaaagtaaaccacaatttattttgaataatgtaacgcataattaatataatataaataatactgcacaccttttaaatgtgtcaaatctaaaatatgggtTAATAtcatgtagcttagagaaaatataatcacaggttcagacttgacatttatcctgcttgaattcgttctaagaaatgcacataacttcctaaataccaaactttcgtctgtgaatattatttcatttaatttcagatttCTTTAATTTTCCCTGAATGTAACACACCAGTGAGGCAAAATCTGCAAATAAACTGCAGAGGTATGTGCGGCGGTAGAACCACCATTTTGGATGGCCAcctactgtgtgtatatatatatacatatatatatatatatatatatatatatatatatatatatatatatatatatatatatatatatatatatatatatatatatcagtgttaatttcgttgactaaatattttcgtcattattttcgtcacgaatatatttttgcggatgaaaacgaaacgaaaactaaaatagaaggcactgatggagactaaaactatgactaaattgattgacattatcgtcaatgaataaaggacgagacgaaaatagactgtgacgaaaatcaaatcagcagacgggagagatgcgaggaatgaacaaaagaaccggcaaaccggaacaggcgagactgcatgagagaagagaaccaatgcgagcctgacttattgagacgtgaagctaaggttttcagtttttaaatgagctcccgggaagtcggcattcgaagaggtgatgtctaaaagagcgacaaaatgttgacagctcacttcacgtttgacgacgaacaaaacaaaacaaagtgtaaagcacgcggagcgctcattcgtggcaagaacacaaccaatttgaaaagacatttacagacgagccacccggacattttctcaaatgtaatttcacaacgatatTCTTttgttagatgagagcacaatactaatacgtaatattatgatacatacatttgattaatactaatgtttagtatattttataatgttctacttgttgacaatatcacagatatttctatattagtcatgtgaaacgtaaatgttcacatcctatcattatacatactaatctagcaatattgtagtatttaaaacatacaatattgctagacaaatgaataccttataaaatcttgttactttttttatccacccaacttattaaatatttactttaaatttatgcacttattgttcagctcagctgtaagctttaaggtcctggacctaaagttatttttcttttattgatggtcaattggctgctagttattgtttacattatcatgacagtgtttgttgctgcataaaagcttttgaatcgaaaataaagacacagttgtgttgaaataaagttgaatttgtgttttatatactttggttaagtttgtttcctataccagctgttaaaaattgtctagtaaatctgttattgattttagtcttattttagtcgactaaaataccaagcaattttagtcgactaaaataagactaaaattaaaacaatgcagatgactaaaacttgactaaaactagaaactaaataattaaatgtaaaatagcactggatagtcttaaatgtaaaaatgaaatatacaatgaaacctacatttaatcagacaccttcaacatttctcacattattttggaaacaggagatttCTAATGCACAATCTAgtttgataaaccccttctcaaagacttactgtttgtgtgtactaatatatatatatatatatatatatgtgtgtgtgtgtgtgtgtgtgtgtgtgtgtgtgtgtgtgtgtgtataagtgtatTGTCTGTAGAACTGTAATGGTCCCTGATGTACACCAAAGCATGAGAAATGGCTGAAGGATTTGGCTGCAAAGAAATGTTTCATGTCTTTTGTCTTTATTGTGTGACATAGACATTAATCACTTGACTAGACTCCAAGATCTGTGTATagcataataaaaatgcaaagcaATATTGAAAGAGATTGCCATAAATTGATCTAAATAATATTACTTAATATAATATCAACTTATTAAAGAAGATGTATATGTGGAACTGCAATTTAACATGTTTAAGAGCAGTTTACAAGAGATTacaaagaattacaaaaaaaaaaaaatggcaagagAAGCTGTATGCATTGATTTGTTTAAGGAGCCTTCAGGAATCATCAGATCTGGGAGTCACTCAGTGCTGGCGGATCTGGATGGATTTTCTTCAGCTTCTCCGTGATAGACGAGTGCTGCTGTTTCCTCTCCTCCTCAGAGAGCGAAGACGGATTGACCTCCAGGAATTTATATGCATCTCGAGACTGAACACTGAAGACGCCTTGAGCTTTCTGACAGCACAGACCAAATCTTTTCCAGTACTGAAAGATAAAAGACATGCTATCATTAATCACATTTactaaaatatatcataattgacACAATTGACATTAACATACATTCAATAAAGAGCTGcactgataaataataataataataataattataatattacaaaaaaaaaaaaaaaacactccaatGATACATAGgggaaaaaatatagaaaaagaaaaatcctttTTTTCATGATAATTTTAAAGCCAAAAATGGTTGTAAAGATACAATTAAAGTAATCCATGTGTCTCCAAAGATTTAACCTCAGTTTTATGATTTTTTGATGGAAAAAAACGCTCCTGTTGGTATCTGTTTATTCTGTTGTAGCAGGAGACTGAAGTCCCACAGCTGATAGATTGCAAATTAGGCTGGAATTCACCTGTGATTTCTCTTACTAAATAACTCAAAAGCAGTAGAAATGTCTATGCCGGTGCCTCCAAAATGTACAGTTAGCCTGTAAAACCTAAATAAATCCCAGAACGTTTATCTTGttgtaataaaaatgattacacGTAAAGAAAGACAAGGCAATcccaataaaatataactgtactttacattatgaaataattataattcaataACAAATAACAGGTGACTGCAGTTACTGCACAGAACTCATCTACTGGACATTATCattatgtttagtatttttttctcatgtttcaGCAATCTGTCtcataattgttttattagtCTAAACAAAGTGTAAAGTCTAAATGATTATTAAAGTGCATAACTTGTGCTATTATAGATATTATAGCCGTATACTGGGCATTACTACCACAATATGAATTGATTGTGTTTGGTCACCAGATGGTTTCAATCTGACCCAATACATGACAATTTCCTACAGTTTGTCTTGTATTTTATCTACAGAAGTTTAGATTTTCAGTCTTGAGATTACATAAATATGCTCATTTGCATATGTAATTAATGTCAAAGAAGCTAAATAaacgtgaataaaataaaataataaaagtggaTAATGTTACAATACTGTTTGTCGCATCTGTCATTTCTGCCCTGAACCAGCTGGTTCTTTTTAGGGCTCCATGCTATGCACAACtgtgcatttatttctttatatctCTTTTCTCCTGTCACATGGCATCCTCATCTGATTCTAGTTAAGATGGTAAGAACTTTCAATGATTAGACACTAGCATCTTGCTTAAGATTACCAAACTCTTTGCTGTGGATTCTGGAAAATACAGCATCAGCTGTACACTATTAACCAGAGAATATTAGGGATAAACAAAAATGTGAGAACTCAGAGACTTCATGAAAGGCATAATCAAATCACATTAGGAACATTTGCTCAACGTCTAACTTACCTTTGCTGCATCTTCAATGGAGTCTATGAACTCATCCTTCATGTCCTCCATGTCAACCATTTCCTCCCCAGCAAAGGTTCTATCTTTCAGCGTGCTCAGAATAGCATCCACCTTCTCCCAAAACTTTTTCAGATCAACCAGAATTTGTTGGATTTGAGAAAGACACGCCTGGACTTCCGTCAGGTTGTCAGGGTCGGGAATCTCACCTGGAATGATTTATCAGAGATTATTATAAAGAACCTGTCGAGAGCATAACATGTATgaatttactgtatgtttgtaacaataaaatcATAGAGAGACTCTCACCCATCCGTATTTTACAGTTGGCCAGCTGCAGCTGAAGATCAAGCTGCTTGTTTTTGATGTCCCACTCTTCATTTCTCAGAAGGCTCTTCTCAGAGTCGAGTTGTTTCAGTGCTATGTCCAGAGCGATGGCAGTAGGCTCCTTCATAGCATCTGGATAGCCTCTAAAAAAGGCAAGGACCTTCTTAGTCCAGTGGCTTTGTTCTTCCTGAAATCTTCTGATGAAACTGTTCAGCTCCTTAgttgttttttcaatttgttcCTCAATCCCCTCCATTTTGTTGACTACTTTTCCCAGATCACCATTGAGTTTGGCCAGAGCATCCTCCAGACCCTGTCTCTCATCagattttttctcctttttttctttggTCTCAGCTTGTTCTTGATACACGTCACTGGTGCTTTTTTTCACACTTTGGTTGTGTGTATCATACCTGAATAATAcagtgcatttcaaataaataactgGAAACAGTGATGTGGTCCGGATTTCATTTGCAATAGACACTGAACAATTTTCTTACTGAGGACAAATGTAATtctatacaacagttcaataggCACTTTCACACtggaggaaccttttcatagttccTAGAACTATTGGTGGAAGTTCCCAGTTTTTGGCATGTTCTCATCACAGGAACTAGGAACGGTTTTATTTCTAGGAACTCTGTTTGGGGGGACTGACTTAATTACCTCCTACTTCAGAGTAGGGTCTAAAACAGTTCTTACAGGAACTGTTGTGCATCTCTGATCAATACAGTTCGATTTCAAAATGAATCTACTAATGTAGAGAAGAGCTCccttctgttttgtttgttttacaaaaatatatattattgttatgacCATGACCCTGAATAGCAAATTATTTGACTACTTTGACCACAAACTATTTGACTAAAATAATCTGTACAAACAAGATATTAAATTTACctgcaaatataaaataaccCAGGTGTTTCCCCTTTATTCTTAGTTCCTATAAGATATTACTAATATTTTCACCTCATCACAATGTCATCCACTTGTCTTATGATGTCAGTGATCCACTCTTTGGCTTTCATTAGGAACTTCACCGCCAAAACAGGTTTGTTCTTCTCCACAGCTTTTATCAACATTGGAAACAGGGAGGTGACCAGGTTGGAGCTCGTGCCGACACACTACGAGACAACATAAATCAGCAAGTTAATCCTGTGATAGACTAAATAGTTATGATAGTTCAAAGTGACTACACAACCAATCATAACAGTATAGTAACTTCTGAAGTTATGTGACTGTCATGACTAATGGTGGTCATTTCTTATTTTCTAGTTTTCTCTTCTTGTTCTAGCTCGTTGTGACAAGTTTGAGTCCAGATATTGTCCAGTGTTCCTGTACTCTTTAGTTCTTCTTTTAGCTGTGCATAGCTGTGTTGGCTTGTGATACAGAGATGTCAtgtttaagattattattatcttCATGCATGGGTCACATTGTTTTAGACTGCTTCTCAATTTTTTCCACCCAGTTCCATGGCTCCACCTCATCTGCTGAGTCCGCTTTGCCTTCTCTGCACTTTCCTTCCTGTGATGGACTGAAGCTCTATCTGTGAATCCATCTTTGCTGATTTTGATCAATCTTTGGAAAGACTCCTCTCAGTCCATAGCATGAGCAccactggggggggggggctttctACTCTATTacttttcatttgaaaatgta is a window encoding:
- the LOC113070304 gene encoding uncharacterized protein LOC113070304, translated to MKADFIQELLPSAERTALLYHLTFLSLGGFPKLERLIRDQAIETQLLFGSSEALLLKCVGTSSNLVTSLFPMLIKAVEKNKPVLAVKFLMKAKEWITDIIRQVDDIVMRYDTHNQSVKKSTSDVYQEQAETKEKKEKKSDERQGLEDALAKLNGDLGKVVNKMEGIEEQIEKTTKELNSFIRRFQEEQSHWTKKVLAFFRGYPDAMKEPTAIALDIALKQLDSEKSLLRNEEWDIKNKQLDLQLQLANCKIRMGEIPDPDNLTEVQACLSQIQQILVDLKKFWEKVDAILSTLKDRTFAGEEMVDMEDMKDEFIDSIEDAAKYWKRFGLCCQKAQGVFSVQSRDAYKFLEVNPSSLSEEERKQQHSSITEKLKKIHPDPPALSDSQI